From Oryzias melastigma strain HK-1 linkage group LG15, ASM292280v2, whole genome shotgun sequence, one genomic window encodes:
- the LOC112161572 gene encoding hydroxycarboxylic acid receptor 2, with the protein MENQTCSKSQVANSFLQFVMILDLVVGLPGTIIALWIFCKIKKWKPHIIFLFNLVLADFLLLASVPFRIDAHIQGGSWRFGSFWCRVNLYMLSVNRSASIAFLTTVALNRYVKVVYPRHCISELSSVAASRISALIWVVVIAFRIPLLTTNLFHESAKVNVCRSFDNYKVIPKPLYVHYVLYIFEFILPWLVLLFCSIRITCSLQRQRIGSQEILRKAIRAVMVITTVFTLCFMPGVVTGLGSVYINMYSNEDCKHTSWNQAFMIGIGFTYLHSALDPVIYFFSSSTFTQTFKNSVNPKRKRKEQRSALAKLQK; encoded by the coding sequence ATGGAGAACCAAACCTGCAGTAAAAGCCAAGTGGCAAACTCATTCCTTCAGTTTGTGATGATCCTTGATCTAGTTGTTGGACTTCCAGGGACCATTATAGCCTTGTGGATTTTTtgcaagataaaaaaatggaaacctCACATCATCTTTCTCTTCAACCTTGTTTTGGCGGATTTCCTGCTCCTCGCCAGTGTGCCGTTCCGGATCGATGCCCACATCCAAGGAGGCAGCTGGAGATTTGGATCCTTCTGGTGCCGCGTCAACCTCTACATGCTGTCTGTCAACCGCTCAGCCAGCATAGCCTTCCTGACAACAGTGGCTCTGAACCGCTACGTGAAAGTGGTCTATCCCCGTCATTGCATCAGCGAATTGTCTTCAGTAGCTGCGAGCAGAATTTCAGCCTTGATCTGGGTTGTTGTGATTGCATTTCGGATTCCACTGTTAACAACAAACCTCTTTCACGAAAGTGCTAAAGTCAACGTGTGTCGCAGTTTCGACAACTACAAAGTAATCCCTAAACCTTTATACGTGCACTACGTGCTCTACATCTTTGAGTTCATCCTGCCATGGCTGGTGTTGCTGTTCTGCTCAATCCGGATCACCTGTTCCCTTCAACGACAGAGAATTGGAAGCCAGGAGATTCTCCGCAAAGCCATACGAGCAGTAATGGTGATCACCACAGTGTTCACCCTGTGCTTCATGCCAGGCGTTGTCACCGGCCTTGGCTCCGTTTACATCAATATGTACAGCAACGAAGATTGCAAACACACCTCATGGAATCAGGCTTTCATGATTGGCATTGGGTTCACGTACCTGCACAGTGCTTTGGACCCTGTCATCTACTTTTTCTCCAGTTCCACATTCACACAAACGTTCAAAAACTCTGTGAATcccaaaagaaaaaggaaagagcAACGGTCTGCACTTGCCAAATTGCAAAAGTAA
- the LOC112161803 gene encoding hydroxycarboxylic acid receptor 2-like, with amino-acid sequence MILDLIVGLPGIILALSIFCKMKNWKPHVIFLFNLVMADFLLLASVPFRIDAHNQGGNWRFGSIWCRVNLYMLSVNRSGSIAFMTTVALNRYVKVVYPHHWISILSSVAASRISALIWVVVAVLRIPLLTTNLFRQNEAKVNVCRSFDSYKVIPKPLYVHYVLYIFEFVLPWLVLLFCSIRITCYLQRQKIGSQEILRKAIRAVMVITTVFTLCFMPGVVTGLGSVYIKFFSYEKCKYNSWNQAFMIGIGFTYLHSALDPVIYFFSSSTFTQTFVSSMTIKRKIQDLL; translated from the coding sequence ATGATCCTCGATCTAATTGTTGGACTTCCAGGGATTATATTGGCTTTGAGCATTTTTTGCAAGATGAAAAACTGGAAACCCCACGTCATCTTTCTCTTCAACCTTGTTATGGCGGATTTCCTGCTCCTCGCCAGTGTGCCGTTCCGGATCGATGCCCACAACCAAGGAGGTAACTGGAGATTTGGATCTATCTGGTGCCGCGTCAACCTCTACATGCTGTCTGTCAACCGCTCAGGTAGCATAGCCTTCATGACAACCGTGGCTCTGAACCGCTACGTGAAAGTGGTCTATCCACATCACTGGATCAGCATACTGTCCTCAGTAGCTGCGAGCAGAATTTCAGCCTTGATCTGGGTTGTTGTGGCTGTATTACGGATTCCACTATTGACTACAAATCTTTTTCGCcaaaatgaagctaaagtcAACGTGTGTCGCAGTTTCGACAGCTACAAAGTAATCCCTAAACCTTTATACGTGCACTACGTGCTCTACATCTTTGAGTTCGTCCTGCCATGGCTGGTGTTGCTGTTCTGCTCAATCCGGATCACCTGTTACCTTCAAAGACAGAAAATTGGAAGCCAGGAGATTCTCCGCAAAGCCATACGAGCAGTAATGGTGATCACCACAGTGTTCACCCTGTGCTTCATGCCAGGTGTTGTCACCGGCCTTGGCTCCGTTTACATCAAGTTTTTCAGTTATGAAAAGTGCAAATACAACTCATGGAATCAGGCTTTCATGATCGGCATTGGGTTCACGTACCTGCACAGTGCTTTGGACCCTGTCATCTACTTTTTCTCCAGTTCCACATTCACACAAACTTTTGTAAGCTCTATGACTATCAAACGAAAAATACAGGATCTTCTGTAA
- the LOC112161576 gene encoding transmembrane protein 229B — protein MKGAKLTVRNHRRNEPEIVADTADQRPDSSHASPLSALARLYVYALHGCLCEVAFTAVLDWFSTQDRRLAGHSSLWALPMYAIAIFLLEGLRGRLLGQALPVRLAVYTSFIYLWEFSWGAGLRLLGACPWDYSGYRFNLRGLVTLEYALPWAVAAFIAEQHVIRNTLRIRLFH, from the exons ATGAAGGGGGCCAAACTAACAGTGAGGAACCACAGGAGAAATGAACCAG AAATAGTTGCTGATACTGCAGATCAGCGTCCCGACAGCAGTCATGCCTCGCCCCTCTCCGCCCTCGCTCGTCTCTATGTGTACGCTCTGCACGGCTGCCTCTGCGAGGTGGCCTTCACCGCTGTGCTGGACTGGTTCTCCACCCAGGACAGGAGGCTGGCGGGTCACAGCAGCCTGTGGGCGCTGCCCATGTACGCCATAGCCATCTTCCTCCTGGAGGGCCTGAGGGGGCGGCTGCTGGGACAGGCGCTGCCCGTGCGACTGGCGGTCTACACCTCGTTCATCTATCTGTGGGAGTTCAGCTGGGGAGCGGGGCTGCGGCTGTTGGGGGCCTGTCCCTGGGACTATTCGGGTTATCGATTTAACCTGAGAGGGCTGGTGACTCTGGAATATGCTCTACCCTGGGCTGTGGCAGCATTTATAGCTGAGCAGCATGTAATCAGGAACACTTTAAGGATAAGGCTGTTCCACTGA